The Rathayibacter caricis DSM 15933 genomic sequence CCAGGGACACCGCCAGCACGACCATCACGACCGCGACTCCCGCATCCAGCACCCGCCAGGCCGTCCGGCTCCGGAACAGCGGACGCAGCACCCGAGCCCCGAAGCCCAGCGCCGTGAACCACAGCACGCTGCCCACCACCGCCCCGACCCCGAAGAACCAGCGCTCGTCGCCGTGCGTGTTCGCGACGGACCCCAGCAGCACCACCGTGTCGAGGTAGACGTGCGGATTCAGGAGCGTCAGCGCCAGGCAGGTCGTGATGGCCGTCCGCAGCGAGGTGGACGCGCCCGCCGGGTCGCCGTCGAGCGTGCCGGGGCGGAGCGCGCGCTTCGCGGCGAGGACCGCGTAGCCGAGCAGGAACGCGATGCCGCCGCAGCGGATCACGACCAGCAGCCACGGCGCCGACTCGAGCACCGCGCCGATGCCCGCGATGCCGAGCACGATCAGCGCCGCGTCGCAGAGCGCGCAGATCGCCACCACGGCGAGGACGTGCTCGCGGCGGAGGCCCTGCCGGAGCACGAAGGCGTTCTGGGCGCCGATGGCGATGATGAGCGAGAGGCCGAAGCCGAGGCCGGACACGGCGGCGAGGAGGGGGGACACGCTCCGACGCTAGGGCGCCCGGAAGATGTAGACCAGCTCATGCTCCTTCAGTATCGTAAGCAGAACTGATGCTCACCGACGATCTCGATCTCTCCCGCCTGCGCGCGCTGGCCGCCGCCGTGCGGTACGGCTCCTTCGACGCAGCCGCCCGCGCCCTGCACGTCACCCCGTCGGCGCTCAGTCAGCGGATCAAGGCGCTCGAGACCGCGGCCGGACGCGTGCTCCTCGTGCGCTCGCGCCCGGTCGTCGCCACCGAGGCCGGAGCCGGGCTCCTGCGGCTCGCCCGTCAGATCGAGCTGCTCGCCGAGGACGCCGTGCGCGCCCTGGCCGGCGACGAGGCGGAGGGAGCCGGCCCGGTGCCCCTCGCGCTCGCCGTCAACGCCGACTCGCTGGCCACCTGGGTCCTCCCGGCGCTCGCCGGCGTGCCCGGCGCCGTCTTCGAGCTGCACCGCGAGGATCAGGAGCACACGACCGCGTTCCTCCGCGACGGCACGGTGATCGCGGCGGTCACGGCCGAGTCGGAGGCGGTGCTCGGCTGCTCCGTCGCTCCGCTGGGCGTCATGCGCTACCGGGCGATGGCGGCGCCCGCGTTCGCCGGCCGCTGGTTCCCCTCGGGCGGGCTCGAGGGCCTCGCCGAGGCGCCCGTCGTCGTCTTCGACGAGAAGGACCGCCTGCAGGAGCGGTTCCTCGCCGCCCACGCGCCCGGATCCGCTCCGCCCCGGCACCGCGTGCCCGGCTCGACCGACTTCGAAGCGGCCGTGCGGCTCGGCCTGGGGTGGGGCATGCTGCCGGAGCTGCAGGCCCCGGTGGGCGATCCCGGCCTCGTCGCGCTGGGCGGCGACCCGGTCGACATCCCCCTCTACTGGCAGCAGTGGTCGCTCCGGACGCCGAGCCTCGACGCGGTCGCCGCGGCGATCGCCGCGGCCGCCCGCGCGAGCCTGCGCTGAGCGCGGGTCAGACCGCGAACACGTCGCGCAGCGTCACCGTCTCGAGCGACCGGGCGACGAGGAGGTCGACCAGCTGCGCGTAGACCTGCGTGACGGGATCGAAGTTCGCGTGCCCGATCACGATGCGCTGCGGCTGGAACCACTCGTCGGCGAAGGCCAGCACCTGCTCCGTCGTGATGCGGCCGGAGTCGGACAGCGAGCCGTACCAGAGGGTGGTCGCCGTGTAGCCGATCCCCGCGGCGGCGGCCCGGCTCGCGGCGTCGGTGTAGCCGAACGGCGGCCGGTAGAACGGTGCGGCCTCGACCCCGTAGGTCGAGCGGATGAACTCGCCGTTCCGGCCGAGCTCCTCCTGCACCCCGTCGGAGCCCAGGCTCGTGAGGTCGACGTGCGACCAGGTGTGGTTCGCGAGCTGCACCTGGCCCGAGGCGACGAGCGGAGCGAGCGCCGGCGCGCACACGGTCCACGAGTCGTACTGACCGTTGAGGAAGAAGGTGAGGCGCGTTCCGGTGTCCTTCGCGAACTGCGCATAGGCGGCGACGACCTCGGTGTCGGCGCCGTCGTCGACCGTCCACGCCATCGCGTTCCCGACGCCGGCCGGCAGCTCGGTGATGATCCCCTCGGGCAGCGGCACCCGGGCGCGCACCGGCACGGGCGTCGCGGTCGCGGTCGGAACCGGGCGCGGCGGGGGAGTCGGAGTCGGAGTGGCCGCCACCGGCACCGCCGTCAGCGGCGCGGGTCTCGGGTCGGCGGTGCAGCCGCTCAGCCCCACCGCGGCCGACGCGATGCCCAGCAGCAGCGCGCGGCGCCTCAGCGATTCCATGGTCCCCCCTCGACGGCGCGCCGATCCCCCCGGAGCGCCCGAGCGACCGTACCGTGCCGCCGCACGCCGCCGCTCGAGCAGCGCACGGCGCGGCGGGGTGGTGCCTCCACGCGCTCGGCGGGAGGATGGAGCAATGTCTGGGAAAGCACTTTCCGTCGAGGAGATCGTCGACGGGCGGCATCCGCTGCGCAGCGTCGTCGGCCTGCTCCGGAGGCGTCCGCGCCGCATCCTCGCCGCCGTCGCCTTCTTCGCGGTGAAGGACACCCCGCTCTGGTTCCTGCCCGTCGTCACCGCCGAGGTGATCGACATCGTCGTCGCGGGCGGGCCGAGCAGTGGACTGCTGCTGTGGTCGGTGATCGCCCTGGTGCTGCTCGCGCAGAACTACCCCAACCACGTGATGTTCGTGCGGCTGTTCATGGGCACGGTCCGCGACATGGGCGCGGATCTGCGCAAGGCCATCGCGAACCGCCTGCAGCTGCTCTCGATCGGGTTCCACGCCCGGGCGAACAGCGCGATCGTGCAGACCAAGGTGGTCCGCGACGTCGAGAACATCGAGACGATGCTGCAGCAGACCGCGAATCCGCTGCTCTCGGCGGTGATGGTGCTGATCGGAGCCGTCACGATGACGGCGCTCAACGTGCCGGCCTTCCTCCCCGTCTACGCCCTCGCGATCCCGCTCGCGGTGCTGCTGCGACGGATCCTGCAGCGGCGCAGCATGCAGCGCAACGAGCAGTTCCGCCGCGAGGTCGAGCGCTTCTCGGCGACCGTCGGAGCGATGGCCACCCTCATGCCCGTCACCCGCGCGCACGGCCTCGAGCAGACCGCGGTCCGCACCGTCGCCACCGGCGCCGAGGGTGTGCGCGAGGCCGGCTTCGAGCTCGACCTGCTCAACGGGCGCTTCGCCTCGCTGTCGTGGGTGAGCCTGCAGCTGCTCGGAGTCGGCTGCCTGGTGCTCGCCGCGTGGGTCTCGATCTCGGGATGGCTCCCCGTCACTCCGGGCCAGGTCGTGCTGCTGAGCAGCTACTTCGCGCTCCTCACCTCCTCCATGACCAACCTGCTGATGCTGCTCCCGCTCGCGGCGCGCGGCTCCGAGTCGGTCCGCTCCATCGCCGAGGTGCTCGAGGATCCCGACCTCGAGCACAACGAGGGCAAGCGCGCGGTCGGCCGGGTCGCCGGGCGCATCACTCTCGAGGGCGTCGACTTCCGCTACGGCGACGACGGAGCGGCCCTGCACGGCATCGACCTCGATCTGCGCCCGGGCGAGACGGTCGCCTTCGTCGGCGCCTCCGGATCGGGCAAATCGACCCTGCTGAACGTGGTGCTGGGCTTCCTCCGGCCCACGAAGGGCCGGATCCTGCTCGACGGCGTCGACATGGAGACGCTCGACCTCCGCACCTTCCGCCGCTCCGTCTCGGTGGTGCCGCAGGAGTCGGTGCTCTTCGAGGGCACGATCCGCGACAACATCGCCTACGGCCTCGGCGACGTGTCCGACGAGCGGATGGAGGCGGCACTGCGCGACGCGAACGCGTGGGAGATCGTCGAAGCGCTGCCCGACGGCTGGGACTCCGTCGTGGGGGAGCGCGGCGCCCGCCTGTCGGGCGGCCAGCGCCAGCGGCTCTCGATCGCCCGCGCCCTCATCCGCGACCCGCGCGTGCTGCTGCTGGACGAGGCGACGAGCGCCCTCGACCCGGAGTCGGAGGCGCTGATCAAGGAGGCGCTCGGCCGGCTCACGGCGGGCCGCACGACGCTGGTCGTCGCGCACCGCTTCTCGACCATCCGCTCGGCCGACCGCATCGTCGTGCTCGAGCGCGGGCGCATCGCGGAGTGGGGCTCGCACGACGAGCTGCTCGCCGTCGGCGGGCACTACGCGCGGATGCACGCGGCGCAGTCGGGGTGATCCCGCTCTTGCCCGGGCCGCCCACGTCGCCTAAGCTACTCAGGTTGCGTGCATCTGCACGCGCTTGCGTGCTGCCCCTGCGGCGGAGGCTCCGGCCCCCGCGACCGGTGGGCGGTGTGCCGACAAGTGACCTTGGGTGGGTCGAGCGGGGCCGAGTGCCGCGTGCGCCCCACGGTAACCACACATGGAGGAAACCATGGCAGCAGTCTGCCAGGTGACCGGAGCCGTTCCCGGCTTCGGACACGCCATCTCGCACTCGCACCGGCGCACCAAGCGCCGCTTCGACCCGAACGTGCAGAAGAAGACGTACTACGTCCCCTCGCTCCGCCGTAACGTCACCCTGACGCTGTCGGCCAAGGGCATCAAGGTCATCGACGCCCGTGGCATCGAGTCCGTCGTCAAGGACATTCTCGCTCGTGGGGTGAAGATCTAATGGCAAAGCAGCAGGACGTCCGTCCCATCATCAAGCTCCGTTCGACGGCTGGAACCGGTTACACCTACGTGACCAAGAAGAACCGTCGCAACGACCCCGACCGTCTCGTGCTGAAGAAGTACGACCCCGTAGTGCGCAAGCACGTCGACTTCCGCGAGGAGCGCTAGAAATGGCCAAGAAGAGCAAGATCGCCCGCAACGAGCAGCGCAAGGTGATCGTCGACCGCTACGCCGCCAAGCGCCTGGAGCTCAAGAAGGCTCTGGTCGACCCGGCCGGCACCGACGAGTCCCGCGAGGCCGCCCGCGTCGGCCTCCAGAAGCTCCCCCGCAACGCCTCGCCGGTCCGCGTCCGCGGCCGCGACGCCGTCGACGGCCGCCCCCGCGGCAACCTGTCGAAGTTCGGCATCTCGCGTGTCCGCTTCCGCGACATGGCGCACCGCGGCGAGCTGCCCGGCATCACGAAGTCCAGCTGGTAGTCCGTACCACTGCGCTCACACCGAAGGGGCCTCGCGATCTGACGATCGCGGGGCCCCTTCGGTGTTCCCGTGCTCGGAGTGCCGTCGGCACTCCTCGCCGCAGTCGGCTCCTCGAGGTGGTCGCGTTCCGCACAGCGTCCTGCGTACCGCTACGGCGAATCGCTGGCACGCGATTCCCCGGTTCGCTCGACCTTGCGCGACGCGGTGCAGGTTCACAGCTCGCGTTCCGCGTCGCTCGCTGAGGTCGCGTCTCCCCGCCCGCTGCTGGTCGAGTAGCCCCGGAGGGGCGTATCGAGACCCACCATCGCCGGAGTCGGGGTCCGGTTGGCTCTCGTCCGGTCGGTGGGGATCTCGATACGCCCGCTGCGCGGGCTACTCGATCAGCAGTGGGTGCCGAAGGTCCGCCCGCTCGGCCCCCCGCCCGCTGCTGGTCGAGTAGCCCCGGAGGGGCGTATCGAGACCCGCCGTCGCCGGAGTCGGGGTCCGGTCGGCTCTCGTCAACGCGGTGGGGATCTCGATACGCCCGCTGCGCGGGCTACTCGATCAGCAAGGAGCCGTGCTTCCGTCCGGCCCGACGCAACCCGATCGATCCGTCGCGGGAGGCCGCCCCGCGCGACTCCGCGCGGCCGTTCTCGACGGATCGGCGCCGCCCGGCACGCCCGGGTAAAATCGAGCGCATGACCACCCCCAGCCTGCCCAGCGTCGCCGAGATCGCGGCGCTCATCGACCACGCGATCCTGAAGCCCGAGCTCACCCGCGCCGAGGTCGACGCGCAGCTCGACGAGGCCGCCGCCTCGGGCGTGTTCAGCGTCTGCGTCCGCCCCTCCGACATCGCGCACGCGGTGCGCCGCCTCGAGGGCTCCGGAGTCCTCGTCGGCACCGTCATCGGCTTCCCGCACGGCACCACCTCCACGGCCGCGAAGGTCGCCGAGTCGCGTCAGGCCCTGGCCGACGGTGCGAGCGAGCTCGACATGGTCGTCAACATCGGCCGCCTGCGCAGCGGCCTGCTGCAGGACGTCGAGGACGACGTCCGCGCGGTGGTCGACGCCGCCGACGGCCACGTCG encodes the following:
- a CDS encoding LysE/ArgO family amino acid transporter, translated to MSPLLAAVSGLGFGLSLIIAIGAQNAFVLRQGLRREHVLAVVAICALCDAALIVLGIAGIGAVLESAPWLLVVIRCGGIAFLLGYAVLAAKRALRPGTLDGDPAGASTSLRTAITTCLALTLLNPHVYLDTVVLLGSVANTHGDERWFFGVGAVVGSVLWFTALGFGARVLRPLFRSRTAWRVLDAGVAVVMVVLAVSLALSH
- a CDS encoding polysaccharide deacetylase family protein, whose translation is MESLRRRALLLGIASAAVGLSGCTADPRPAPLTAVPVAATPTPTPPPRPVPTATATPVPVRARVPLPEGIITELPAGVGNAMAWTVDDGADTEVVAAYAQFAKDTGTRLTFFLNGQYDSWTVCAPALAPLVASGQVQLANHTWSHVDLTSLGSDGVQEELGRNGEFIRSTYGVEAAPFYRPPFGYTDAASRAAAAGIGYTATTLWYGSLSDSGRITTEQVLAFADEWFQPQRIVIGHANFDPVTQVYAQLVDLLVARSLETVTLRDVFAV
- the deoC gene encoding deoxyribose-phosphate aldolase — encoded protein: MTTPSLPSVAEIAALIDHAILKPELTRAEVDAQLDEAAASGVFSVCVRPSDIAHAVRRLEGSGVLVGTVIGFPHGTTSTAAKVAESRQALADGASELDMVVNIGRLRSGLLQDVEDDVRAVVDAADGHVVKVILETSLLDDEQVVAGSEASERAGADFVKTATGFAGGGANEHDLRLMRGAVSDAVQVKASGGVRDLDTLLAYRDLGVTRFGTSGSATILGDLAARLDGDASAARVDSASY
- a CDS encoding LysR family transcriptional regulator ArgP, with product MLTDDLDLSRLRALAAAVRYGSFDAAARALHVTPSALSQRIKALETAAGRVLLVRSRPVVATEAGAGLLRLARQIELLAEDAVRALAGDEAEGAGPVPLALAVNADSLATWVLPALAGVPGAVFELHREDQEHTTAFLRDGTVIAAVTAESEAVLGCSVAPLGVMRYRAMAAPAFAGRWFPSGGLEGLAEAPVVVFDEKDRLQERFLAAHAPGSAPPRHRVPGSTDFEAAVRLGLGWGMLPELQAPVGDPGLVALGGDPVDIPLYWQQWSLRTPSLDAVAAAIAAAARASLR
- the rpsN gene encoding 30S ribosomal protein S14, with protein sequence MAKKSKIARNEQRKVIVDRYAAKRLELKKALVDPAGTDESREAARVGLQKLPRNASPVRVRGRDAVDGRPRGNLSKFGISRVRFRDMAHRGELPGITKSSW
- the rpmB gene encoding 50S ribosomal protein L28, with product MAAVCQVTGAVPGFGHAISHSHRRTKRRFDPNVQKKTYYVPSLRRNVTLTLSAKGIKVIDARGIESVVKDILARGVKI
- a CDS encoding ABC transporter ATP-binding protein, which encodes MSGKALSVEEIVDGRHPLRSVVGLLRRRPRRILAAVAFFAVKDTPLWFLPVVTAEVIDIVVAGGPSSGLLLWSVIALVLLAQNYPNHVMFVRLFMGTVRDMGADLRKAIANRLQLLSIGFHARANSAIVQTKVVRDVENIETMLQQTANPLLSAVMVLIGAVTMTALNVPAFLPVYALAIPLAVLLRRILQRRSMQRNEQFRREVERFSATVGAMATLMPVTRAHGLEQTAVRTVATGAEGVREAGFELDLLNGRFASLSWVSLQLLGVGCLVLAAWVSISGWLPVTPGQVVLLSSYFALLTSSMTNLLMLLPLAARGSESVRSIAEVLEDPDLEHNEGKRAVGRVAGRITLEGVDFRYGDDGAALHGIDLDLRPGETVAFVGASGSGKSTLLNVVLGFLRPTKGRILLDGVDMETLDLRTFRRSVSVVPQESVLFEGTIRDNIAYGLGDVSDERMEAALRDANAWEIVEALPDGWDSVVGERGARLSGGQRQRLSIARALIRDPRVLLLDEATSALDPESEALIKEALGRLTAGRTTLVVAHRFSTIRSADRIVVLERGRIAEWGSHDELLAVGGHYARMHAAQSG
- the rpmG gene encoding 50S ribosomal protein L33 — translated: MAKQQDVRPIIKLRSTAGTGYTYVTKKNRRNDPDRLVLKKYDPVVRKHVDFREER